The following is a genomic window from Spirosoma foliorum.
CGAATTTATCTCACCTGATCAGGAGAACTATCAAACTGCTCCCGCCCGTCGTGTGGCCCAGAGCGATGCGCATCTGGCCATTACGCCCTCCGAGAGTGTGATCAGCTACCAGACCAATGGCGTACCCCTGATAGCAATTGCCACGTTGCTGGCTCGCGATATAAGTGCGATCATGACGTTGAAGGAGAGTGGAATTAGCCACCCGAAGGAGTTAGATGGAAAAGTTTATGCTTCGTATGGAGCCCGATACGAAGAGGATATTATTCGGCAACTGATCCAGAATGACGATGGTCGGGGGCAGTTTGTGGCCCATAAGTCGCCCTGGGCAAATATCTGGCGGGCGCTGGTAACGCGGGAGGTCGATGCGGCCTGGTGCTGGCTTACCTGGGAGGGCGTTAAGGCTGATATTGATGGTATTGATCTGAATCAGTTTTTGTTTGACGAGTACGAAATTCCGTATGGATACAATCCTGTCCTGACCGCTCATCGTGACTGGGCTGAGGAAAACGCTGATGCCCTGCGGGCCTTTCTGGACGCAACGGCCGCTGGTTTCCGGTTTGCCATGAAAAATCCTGACGAAGCGGCCCGTATTCTGATGAAAACCGCGAATCACCCCAGCTTAACCAACCGAAACTTCGTAGAGCAAAGCCAACAAATGGTTTCGGGCTATTACCTGGATGGCGAGGGCAATTGGGGTTTTATGCACCGAACTATCTGGGTTTCGTTTGTAAACTGGATGATCCGGAATCGAATGCTAACCGACGCTTCGGGCGACATAATTCAGCGAATGGATGTGGATGCACTCTTCACGAATAAATACTTTGAAGGTATCCCGGTAGTGGTACGTCTTTGAGTATTAGTATGATATTGGAATGGTTCGACCCCTTCAGGGTCGCATGTCTATAGTATAATTGACCATCTATAAACATGCGGCCCTGAAGGGGTCGAACCTTTTGTGATGATAAAGAGGAATGTAATTTCAAGGATTGATTCCTAGTGAAATAGGGCACGCTTTAGCTTCTGCCAGCGGGACATTTTGATAATACAAATACCTCCGGTTGTGAGGTTTTTCATTTTCCTTTCTCCATACAGAATAATGTCGTCTACCAGAATTGGCGTAGTTGCCGGACGCACATCGATTATAGACCTACCTCCGCCATGATTCGGGAAAGATGTGCTAACAAATATCTTTGGATTTCCCGATTGGATGGGATTCTCCAGTACCTGAACAGGTATTGATATGCTAAATGTACCGGTACTGTCTGTTTTCGTTTCCCAGGCTTTCCCAAGTTGGTAAACAGTTACAACGGCCTGCGATGCTGGAAATAGGAGGTCGGTCGAATCCATGAGCATGACGCGCCCGCTAATGACTCGCCTGGCATCAGGATCAAACGTTTTTTGTCTGGGAATTGCCGAAACGGAAAAATCGGGTCGAACAGAAGTAGGAGGGGCCGGTTTCGGGGCTTGGTTGAGCTGGGCTTTTGCCGTTTGCCAACCGAACAAACTCATAGTTAGCAATCCAATCCAATGGCGCCAAGCAGAAGTAGCATTTGAATTTGACAAAAGTAGTTGCCGATTGAGTTGCTCATTGCGGAAACGTCCGCAACTTGTTTCTGGCGCCTTGCTGAGCAACTTCACCAATTCCTGATCGGTGAAGTTCGTATAATCGACTACCGTTTTCTGTCAACTAGCACAAAACCGGCCCCGTTCAGTTGGTTGCATTTCTTCCCAACGCTCATGGCAGGATTGCGGAATCTGAATAGTGAGGCTTCGCATGACCAATTTGTTTAGAATAAGGTCGGTTTAGGTCGTTGTTTACTACTAAATCTATTCCTGAAAACCTCGAATTCGGATTGTGTTTTTATCCTTAGGTAAACCTCTTTCTTCGCTCGTTAAAGTCCAAATACTCAGACAATAAAATTCTGGATCAATATTTTTATAATTCTTACCCGAAAGAACGTCTACTTTTCGAATAGAGGCTTTAGATAATTTTAAACTATCCGATACAAAGTGCCCGTTTAGCATATAGAAAACAGCCGTTGCTTGGTCTGGAATATTCTTCTTAAGACGATACATTTTTGGCGTTATAATATCAAACTGTTGATCTGCCTTTATATATACGCATCCATTTTTGGCAAGCTTTCCTAGCCATCTATTGGTCTGATTGTCTCTGACAACCTCTACGGAAAGAATAAAATCAATATTTATTTCTGAAGGGTTAATTATTACGCCATTAGCAACATAGATAGGGAGGGCTGATTTATTGATCTGAGTAGAATCAAGCCAAGGATTAAGTTCCTGAGCTTTTATGTGTAATTCATGACAGATTACCAGAAGCAGAGTTAGGAGAATACGATTCATTCCGTGCTATCAATAAAACGAACTATGTAATCAGCTGTAAATAAGGCATTTATGTGTAACGTGATAGCAATCAGCCCCCAATCGTGGACATTGACTCGCTAACCGAGCCGCCAGCTTGCATGCTGTGTCGTTCGGCTTCAAATCCGTTGAGGGGGCGATGGGCGAAAGCTTGTAGAAAAGCAGCCGTCAGTTCTTCGTCCGATGCGCCAGATCTTAATAAGGCGCGCACATCCAACACACCGTTATCGTATAGGCAGGTTTTGAGGGTGCCCTGAGCAGTCAGACGAATACGATTGCAAGTGCCGCAGAATGTTCGGCTAAAAGCGGCAATGATACCAATCGTGCCCTGATGCCCCGGAATCTGATAGGTAGTCGAGGTTGAAAATGGGGGATCAGGGAGTTTTTGTAAATCTGGAAAGTGCGCCCGGATTTCATCCACAATCCGTTTGTGCGTCCAGTGAAGTACGGGATAATGACTACCCTCGCCGTTGAAAGGCATTTCCTCAATAAATCGGACATCAACGGGTAAATTATGCGTCAGTTCCGAAAGCGGAATTATGTCCTGGATATTCTGACCGTCCATGACCACCGCGTTAATTTTAGTCTGGATTCCTGCCGACAAGAGTCCATCAAGGGTTTTCAGTACGGTAGGCAGCTCATCGCGCCGGGTAATTTTATGAAAACGCTCTCGATCGAGTGTGTCCAGACTCAAATTCACAGATTTAACACCGAGAGAAGCCAGGTCGGCGATATGTGGAGCTGTTAATACGCCGTTGGTCGTCAGGGAGATGTCGTTTAATCCATCAACCGCTGCCAACTGATGCAGGAAATTCATCAGGCCCGCCCGAACAAATGGCTCTCCACCTGTGATCCGTACTTTTTGGACTCCCAATCGGGCCAATACACGCACAGTTCGCTCCATTTCCTCATAACTCAGGACCTGGTGTTTGGGTAGATACTTGATTCCCTCTTCGGGCATACAGTAAAAACACCGCAGATTGCAGCGGTCAGTTACAGCCAACCGAAGGTAGGTGATGGGGCGATTGTGATTATCGTAGATCATGCAATGGTAAGCTAACACAAAATTATGGGTTTTGATTGCATCCGAACCTGTTTTCTAGCAACTCGTTATGTAACCTTTATTTCGAAAATAAACAGATGAATTATGTAGGCTTGGCATACAATTTGGTAAGGAGCATTACTGAAGTTTGAGCCTCCTGTACAAATGCGAATCGTTTTCCTACTGTGTTTCTTTTTGAGTAGTTATCCTTGTATCGCGCAGGATTGGACGTTCTTTGGATTTTTTCCGGCCATATCACAGTCTGGAAATATTGGTAAAAGGCTCCAGTACAATCTGTATCTATCGACTACCGTCGATGCGTTTCATCAGACTATAGCGGAAAAGGAATACCCAGCAACAGCCCTTCAATACTATATACAGCCCAGTTTGAGTTATAAATTCACACCTAACATTCAGGCCGGATTGGGCTATGCCTACGTAAAACACAACCTATTTGGTCTTCATGTCAACGAAAATCGAGTTTGGGCGCAAGTTGTTGGTACACACAATGTTTCGGCATTAGGGCGCCTGAAATTGTCGCATCGGTTGCGGTATGAAGAACGCTATCCGTTGAATATGAAAACGAACCAGTGGTCGTATGCTACGTTATTTCGCTATCAGTTGGGGGTTACTTTACCGCTATATGATACCAAACAGCAAACGAAAGGTTTTTACGCATCGGCCTCTAATGAGTTTTTTTTTATGCCTGACTGGAGCTCGCAACAGTCCAATCAGTTCAAAGAACAGCTTTTATGGTGAAAACTGGCTCTATGGCGGAATTGGGTACAATACGGGTAAGCTTGGGAAGGTTGAGATAGGGTATATGTATCAGAATCTTATTCGAAATCCGCAGCAAGACCATCGTTATTTACATTTGGTACAGGCTACGTGGGCTGTTAATTTCGACTTGTCGGCAATAGGTACTTGGCTATATACACCCATAAATCCCTAGAAAGCAGTAGTTTAATGAAAGAAAGCGCTACTTTCCTGTTGGATTGTATAATTTAAAGAACCGTGGCATAACTTTTGTAAAATTTTAGTAAGAAATACTTTAAGCGGCCTTTTATGGGTTTTGTTTGAAATATTAGTATTATTTTTGTAGAAAGTTTGCCGATCATAATTTTGAAAAAAGCAGTTTCCATAGGCCTCTTCGCGCTACTCGTGTACCATACACTAGCCTACGTGCTCGTGTTTGTGGGTTCATGGTGGCAGGAAGAACACGACCTGTCGGAACGGCTTTCTGTTTATCGATCGGTCGATAGCATCGTTGAATTTGAGATTCCCCTCAAAGACAAACTCGATGAAAGTACCATTGCCCGCACAACGTCGGATGGCTTTAGCTACAACGGCCATTATTACTCGGTAGTCAGTGTGGATGTTCGGGACAATATGCTGCATATTGCCGGCCTTGAATCGCAAAGTCGTACGTTCTGGCAGAGCGATTTACTTTCGTTTCTGAATGAGCATGTATCGGGGGCTACTGATTCACACAAGAAGAATAACCAGTTTCTGAAGTTCCTATTAAAAGAGTATTCGGCAAATCCACGAGCCGTTTTTTGCTTTCTCTCTCCTAGCTGGCGCGAAGCTATTCGCATTCCCGAACAACTGTTCGTGGTAGCTGCCCGCGCCCTGCCTGTTCATTCGCCCCCTCCAGAAATCTGAGGTGAATTTCTTATCGCGTTTTAAGATCTATTTTCAGTAGTTCTGCTGGCTGTTTTTCTGTGCCATTTCGTATCCGCGACGTATTCGTATGTCCGGTCGTTAACGAATTGGGATTGAATCAATAAGCACAGCTCCGGCTACGGCAACTGGTGTCTTCATCTGGACTTCATTGTTCCAACACGCGATTGTGCGACTATTAATTAGGCTTATTGGCTACGTAAAGGTTTCTGATTGTAAACACACAAGCAGGGCATTTGCATAGGCTTCTGGCCACAGGTCGTGCACCAACCAGATTTTCATTTTTATCTCAGACATTCCTCCAGTATGAAATCAATTTCTACTATCGTTTTGGCGGTAGCGTGTGTTCTTATTGCTAATATCCAACTTTCAGCACAAGGCTGCGTGGCCGTTCGACATATGAGTTGCGCTGCCCCGGCAGGATCTGCCGATTATTTTAAACAACGTAACGGCCACTGGCAGGTATCGGCTGGTTATCGATTCTTTCGCTCCTATAAGCATTTTGTTGGCGATGTTGAACAAACCCAACGTGTTGACCAGGGCACCAACGTAATTAATGTATCGCATGCGCTTGATCTGGGTATCACGTATATGGTGAATCAACGGCTGTCTTTCTCCGTCAATCTGCCTGTTCAATACTATGATCGCTCGTCGCTCTACGAACATTATGGCAATGCTGTTGCACAAAACCCGCAGCAAAAGCGGTTTGATACGCATTCAGAAGGCATCGGCGACCTGCGTATTTCGGGAAGCTACTGGTTGGTCAATCCAGCTAAACTACCCAAAGCCAATCTGGCGGTTGGTCTTGGCATAAAACTACCCACAGGCAACTATGGCGCAACCGACAGTTTTCACCGTCTGACCAAAGAAGGTACAGATTATACAGTGACGCTACCTGTCGATCAATCTATTCAATTGGGCGACGGTGGTGTAGGGACAAGTATTGAGCTTCAGGGATATGCCTCGATTACGAAAACACTGACGGCTTATGCGAATGGTTTTTACCTGTTCAATCCTCGCGAAACCAATGGTGTAGTTCGTAACCCTACCGCAACCACAATCGATTTGGTAACGGGTTCATTCTCGGTAGCTGATCAGTTTGCCGCTCGTATTGGTCTGAGCCAGTCGATAAAAGCAATTCCAGGCTTAGCCGTTATGCTGGGCGGTCGTGTAGAAGGCGTTCCGGCCATCGACGCTTTTGGCGGAAGCTCAGGTTTCCGTCGGCCAGGATACATTGTGTCGGTTGAGCCAGGTTTGTCGTACATGCGTCATAAAACCTCGATTGCCGTTACGGTTCCGGTTGCTGTTTATCGCAATCGTATTAAAAGCTACGCCGACCGGCTTGATCCACTGGGTGTGAAACAAGGCGACGCTGCTTTTGCCGATTACCTGATATCAGCCAGTGTGTCTCGTTGGTTCTAATTTAATTACGGTGTGGAGGTAGCGTCTCCACACCTTTTAAACTATTGCTATTCTTAATTCTAAAATTGAAGTGCAGTTCAGATCGTCGATCTTATTAGTTAAAACCATCGTATCAATTTAACCAACCAATGATGAAAACAAGTTTAAAATGTCTGACCATTGCTTCGTTGCTGATGCCCTTTGCAGCTCAGGCACAGATGCCGAACGATGCAATCTACATGGGTAAAAACCAGCTGTGCGTGGCCGGAATGTACAGTCATACTTCCTGGAATCAATACTGGGAGAATACGTTTAAACGCGAGAATTTTAATATCGGCACCCAAACGACCCAGAGCGTCATGCTCATGCCAGCCTTTGGTATCAGCAAGCGGGTAAACGTTATTATGAGCCTGCCGTATATCTGGACAAACAACAGCGCGGGTAACCTCATGGGCCAACATGGCATTCAGGATTTATCGGCCTGGTTGAAAGTGAAAGCTGTCCAGACTGGCGGATTTTCGCTCAATGCTATCGTCGGTGGGTCAATCCCCATGGGAAACTACGTTGCTAGCTTTATGCCGATGTCAATTGGTATGCAATGCCGCACGTTTACCGGCCGATTACTGGCTAACTATAAAGAGAAAAGAACAGGTTTATATATAACTGCTTACGGTAGCTATGGCTGGAGAAGCAATACCAAAGTAGATCAGGATGCTTATCTGGCTGATAATAGGGTGTATAACACCAATCAGGTAAGCGTGCCGAATACCTATGATGCCGCCGTTCGCTTAGGCGTATTGCGTAAAGGCTGGCAAACCGAAGTGTGGGCTGAGCATGTGTCCTGTCTTTCGGGAGATAATATTCGCCGGAATGATATGCCTTTCCTGACAAATAATGCAAAAGCTACATCTGTGGGTTGGTATGGCAAGGTGCAACCCAGGAACATCGGCGTTAACGCGCGGGTCGGTTATGTTGTCGATGGTCAGAATGTAGGTCAGAGCACCAGCTACACGGTAGGTCTGTTATATCAAATTAACTTCAAGAAATAAGCGCCCATAAATCATGAAAAAATATAATCGAATTCTGGCCATTGGCAGTCTTGTAGCCAGCTTGTCAATTGCTTTTGTTTCGTGTGATAAAAGTATTTCGGAACCTCAGCGTGTAGGCTATACGCCAGCGAGCATCGATGAAAAAGCAGGTAACTGGAAAACCTATGTCCTGACCGCGCCTACCGATGTCACGGTAGCAACCCCAGTTAGTACGTCGTCGTCGACGTATCAGGCTGAATTAACCGACCTCAAATCGAAATCAGCTAGCTTAAGTCAGGAGCAGCAGGAAGCTGTTGTGTATTGGGGAGCGGGTGCTGTTTATCGTTGGAACGAGATTGCCCGCGAATTGTGTGCTCGTTATAACATACCCCCAGCGTCGACACCAGATGGTAAATACCCTGTGCCGGATGCGGCTAACCCACTGGCTGACCCCAAGTTTCCGTTTGCCAATCCACCTTATGCGTCTCGTGCGCTGGCTTACCTGAGTGTTGCCCAATACGATGCACTGGTAGCCGCCTGGAGTTATAAATACAAGTTTAATCGGGTTGCCCCTTCGAAAGTCGATGCTACGGTTCGGGTTGCTTTACCTGTTTCTGCGTTGCCAACGTATCCATCGGAAGACGCCGTAGTAGCGGCAGCTTCGGCGGTTGTTCTGAAAGCGATGTTTCCGGGCGAAGTGCCCTTTATCGAAGCTAAACTGGCTGAGCACCAGAATAGTCGGCTATGGGCAGGTATGAACGTAGCCAGTGATCTGGCAGCTGGGGTTGATCTGGGTAACCAGGCGGCTGCCAAAGTTATGGCGCGGGCTAAAACCGATGGTATGAGTGCCGCTAACAATCAGGCGGTAACAGCTGGTATGATTCAGGCGGCTAAAGAGCGTGGTTTAACAGAAGTTTGGGTAAGTCAGGAAACGCCCGCTCGTCCACCTATGTTGCCGAACTTCGGTGCGGTATCGACCTGGAATTTCGACAAAACCACCCTGCTCCAGATCCGTCCACCAGCACCACCAGCGCTCAACGATGCTAATTATCAGAAAGATATGGCCGAGCTGCAAGGAATTAATAAAAGCCAAACCCGCGAACAGGCTCGGATTGCGAACTACTGGGCGGATGGTCCTGGTAGCTATACACCACCTGGCCACTGGCACCGGACCGCAGCGAATGCTGCTAACGAAGCCAAATATAGCGAGGTGCGTATGGCCCGAACGCTGGCCTTGGTTGGTACGGCTCTGGAAGATGCCGCCATTGGTTGCTGGGATGCCAAGTACTACTACTACTATCCACGTCCGCAACAATTTGGCATGAAAACGTCGGTTGGGTTACCCAACTTCCCATCCTATCCGTCGGGGCACTCTACGTTTTCGGCTGCTGCTGCCACGGTGCTAACCTATATTTTCCCGGATAAAGCCGCTGATTTTCAGGCTGAAGCCGTAGAAGCGTCTACATCGCGGGTATTTGGTCTGATTCACTACCGGTTCGATTCGAATGGTGGCCTGGATCATGGCAACAAAATTGGAACCTACGCGATAACACGAGGCAAAGCCGACGGATCGGGACTGTAAAACAATGATGAATGATGAATTCTCACGTCGATTCATTACTCATAATTTATCATTCATCATTCATCATTCATCATTCAAAACTATGCCACATATACCACTACCGGAGCAGTTGCCAGGTATTACCGGCTTGCTCGAATATCGTTTAGACACCGCTATGCCCATCCGCGAACTCACGCAGATTTTGCTGCGGGGAGAATCGACCTTGTCGCAAGGGGAGCGCGAACTGATTGCCGCACTGACATCGGCGCGCAATTGTACCAACTTCTGCGAAGCAGCTCATACGAAGGCAGCTGACCTATTGTTGGGCGAGGATGAAACGGCACTTGCTGTGAAACGCGATATTGAGACAGCGCCTATCAGTGAAAAAATGAAGGCATTGCTTCAGATTGCGTCCCTTACTCAGCAAAATGGGAAAGACGTAACGCCCGAAGCAGTAGCTCGTGCTCGCGAAGCCGGAGCCACTGATCATGAAATTCACGATACGGTTCTGATTACAGCCTTGTTCTGTCTGTATAATAAATACGTTGACGGACTAGCTACCGTGGCCCCCACCGATCCCGCATTTTACCAGATGCTAGGCGAGCGGATTACGGGGCGTGGCTATGTCCGGCCACCGGGCGGGTACCCTGTTTCAACTTCTAACGCTGTGACTATGACACGTTAAGCCGATTCGTTGACGGCCCGATTGCCTGAATCCTTCAAGCGATTAGCCCCCTTTTTATTGACATTTTTCTATCCTAAAAATCACTGTTTTTGGGTGTTCAACCCCCTTTTTTACCTTCCTCTTTTTAAAATTATATGAGATATACGGAACTACTTATTCTTTTGGCGATTCATTTTCTTGTCTCATGGTCGGCTTTAGCGCAGTCGCGTCGAGTAACAGGCACGGTAAAAGATAGTGAAACCGGGCAACCGCTCGCAGGTGCCAGTGTGCTTGTAAAAGGCCAATTGAATGGGGCCGTTGCGGACGCCAATGGACAATTTTCCTTGCCAACAAGCCAGCGGGGTGCAACCACCCTATTGATTTCAATGGTTGGCCATGAGGCTCAAACGGTTGTTGTAGCCGATGGAAATCAGACAGTTGACGTAAAGCTTCGGATTGCCACCAATTCTTTACAGGATGTAGTTGTAGCTGCCTCGCGGGTAGAGGAAAGTATCTTACGGGCTCCCGTTACCGTTGAGAAAATGGACTCGCGCGCCATTCGGGAAACGCCTTCGGCTACATTTTATG
Proteins encoded in this region:
- a CDS encoding phosphatase PAP2 family protein; amino-acid sequence: MKKYNRILAIGSLVASLSIAFVSCDKSISEPQRVGYTPASIDEKAGNWKTYVLTAPTDVTVATPVSTSSSTYQAELTDLKSKSASLSQEQQEAVVYWGAGAVYRWNEIARELCARYNIPPASTPDGKYPVPDAANPLADPKFPFANPPYASRALAYLSVAQYDALVAAWSYKYKFNRVAPSKVDATVRVALPVSALPTYPSEDAVVAAASAVVLKAMFPGEVPFIEAKLAEHQNSRLWAGMNVASDLAAGVDLGNQAAAKVMARAKTDGMSAANNQAVTAGMIQAAKERGLTEVWVSQETPARPPMLPNFGAVSTWNFDKTTLLQIRPPAPPALNDANYQKDMAELQGINKSQTREQARIANYWADGPGSYTPPGHWHRTAANAANEAKYSEVRMARTLALVGTALEDAAIGCWDAKYYYYYPRPQQFGMKTSVGLPNFPSYPSGHSTFSAAAATVLTYIFPDKAADFQAEAVEASTSRVFGLIHYRFDSNGGLDHGNKIGTYAITRGKADGSGL
- the moaA gene encoding GTP 3',8-cyclase MoaA, with amino-acid sequence MIYDNHNRPITYLRLAVTDRCNLRCFYCMPEEGIKYLPKHQVLSYEEMERTVRVLARLGVQKVRITGGEPFVRAGLMNFLHQLAAVDGLNDISLTTNGVLTAPHIADLASLGVKSVNLSLDTLDRERFHKITRRDELPTVLKTLDGLLSAGIQTKINAVVMDGQNIQDIIPLSELTHNLPVDVRFIEEMPFNGEGSHYPVLHWTHKRIVDEIRAHFPDLQKLPDPPFSTSTTYQIPGHQGTIGIIAAFSRTFCGTCNRIRLTAQGTLKTCLYDNGVLDVRALLRSGASDEELTAAFLQAFAHRPLNGFEAERHSMQAGGSVSESMSTIGG
- a CDS encoding carboxymuconolactone decarboxylase family protein, producing MPHIPLPEQLPGITGLLEYRLDTAMPIRELTQILLRGESTLSQGERELIAALTSARNCTNFCEAAHTKAADLLLGEDETALAVKRDIETAPISEKMKALLQIASLTQQNGKDVTPEAVARAREAGATDHEIHDTVLITALFCLYNKYVDGLATVAPTDPAFYQMLGERITGRGYVRPPGGYPVSTSNAVTMTR
- a CDS encoding DUF2490 domain-containing protein, translating into MRIVFLLCFFLSSYPCIAQDWTFFGFFPAISQSGNIGKRLQYNLYLSTTVDAFHQTIAEKEYPATALQYYIQPSLSYKFTPNIQAGLGYAYVKHNLFGLHVNENRVWAQVVGTHNVSALGRLKLSHRLRYEERYPLNMKTNQWSYATLFRYQLGVTLPLYDTKQQTKGFYASASNEFFFMPDWSSQQSNQFKEQLLW
- a CDS encoding ABC transporter substrate-binding protein, with product MNTTIRLALDRTPNTNHTGFYVAFAKGAYQRAGLDVEFISPDQENYQTAPARRVAQSDAHLAITPSESVISYQTNGVPLIAIATLLARDISAIMTLKESGISHPKELDGKVYASYGARYEEDIIRQLIQNDDGRGQFVAHKSPWANIWRALVTREVDAAWCWLTWEGVKADIDGIDLNQFLFDEYEIPYGYNPVLTAHRDWAEENADALRAFLDATAAGFRFAMKNPDEAARILMKTANHPSLTNRNFVEQSQQMVSGYYLDGEGNWGFMHRTIWVSFVNWMIRNRMLTDASGDIIQRMDVDALFTNKYFEGIPVVVRL